The Planctomycetia bacterium sequence AGTTGGGCACGGACTCTTGGATTCCGGACATCATGGGAACGGTGCTCGAAAGCCCCCGTATGGGAACATTGTTTCTGGTATACACTTCCGCGATCATGTTCGTGTTGAGGTTTTTCGCCGGACCGATCGTGCATCGCACTTCGCCATTGGGACTACTGGCGTTGAGCGCGGCGATCGCTTGCGCCGGACTACTCTGGTTGTCAAACGCCGGAACCGCGGTGTTCGCGCTGTTTCTGGCCGCCACGCTCTATGGCTTTGGCAAGACGTTCTTCTGGCCCACGACGCTCGGCGTGGTGAGCGAGCAATATCCCAAGGGGGGAGCGTTGATGATGAATGCCATCGCTGGCGTAGGAATGCTCGCGGTTGGAACCTTGGGTGGTCCCGCAATCGGAATTCTGCAAGATCGGGCGTTCGATGGCATCATGACGACGCAGAACAGCGAATTGCATTCCCAGGTCATGGTAGATCGAGTTGGACTCCTCGGCGCATACAAGGCGCTCGATCAAGCCAAGGTCGAGAAGCTGCCTGAAGCGGAAAAGAAGGTAATTCATAAGACGGTTGCTGCGGCCCAACAGGGGACACTCGGCAAGATTGCCGTCCTGCCGCTGATCATGTTCGGGTGCTACATCGGCCTGATCGTCTACTTCCAATCCCGCGGCGGATACAAGGCCCAAGTGCTGACGGGACACGCCGCCGAGGACGAAAGGTTCACCGGCGGATTGAACGCGCCCATGGAAGGGTGATTGCTACGTCTCGAACCATCGAGCTGTCACAAGCTTGGAGCATCGCCCGCGATGCTCCAAGCTTTATTCGTTTCGTGTGCCGCCTCGTCCCAGGTGACGAGCGCTAGCGGTCAAACGTCGGACTGCTGTGATAACACTGCCAACGATAATGATCGACAGTGCCAGGTTCGTCGGTGTGAAGGCATGACTCACGTATTGCCACAGCCCATTGTCGGCCGGCACGACGAGCGAAGCAAGCGCGAGGCAGGTCACGGCGACCATGCGATGCTGTTTGGCCATCGGGCCGCAGAAATTCGCCGGCGCGCCAGCTGCGACGCAAGTAGTTCGCGCGTAGGCAGTCAGCATGGCGGCAAGAGCGGCCGCAAAACCCAGGGTCGGCGCACCGCCGACGGCATAGCCAAGTCCTACGAAGATCGCCGTATCCGAGATCCGATCGGGGACCTCGTTGTAAAGCTCGCCAACGGGTGAGGAGGTGTGCGTTAGCATTGCGACCATCCCGTCGAGCATATTGGCGACGAGGCGCAGTTGCACAAGCACCGCGCCCAGCAGCCAGAACCAGGGCGCGAGTGCCAAATTCCTGGATGTCGCCGCGAACAAGCAGCCGGCAAGCAGCCCACATGCCATTCCAGCGATCGAAATTGCGTTCGGCGCGATCCCCCGTTCGGCCAGGTGCGACGCCAATTTCTGAGAAATCCGCCAGCGGCGGCTCGCGATAGGTCGACGCTTAGAATCCTCGTTCACGCGACAATGCTCCCCCGCGATTCCAGCCGTTCGACATGCCGCCGACATTCCTTGGCAACGGCGCGCCACAATACGCGCAGGTCGTCGCGCTGCCCCGCGGCTTGCGCGTAGGCCTTCAAGAATCGCCAGCGATCCGCGCGCGAGATCAACGGATGAATCTCCGCGCTGACCGCCAGGCGAGCCAGGTTGGCGGCGCGTTCCGCGAAACGGATACTGCGGCGCAAGCGCACACCGTCGAGATCAAGTAGATACCAGCAGGTCGTTCCCTGCGACTCGGCCGCGGTGAGATTGCCAGCTTTCAGATCGCGATGCGCCACCTGATAGAAATGCATTTTACCCAGCAGCGCGCCAAGCGATTCCGCGTCGTGGCGAAGCGCCGCACGTTGTTCTTCCTCGGGCCGCTTCGCCAGGTCCCAGAGGTACAGGTGCAGATTCCTCGCGCCGGCGATCCACTCCGTGGCCAGATACGATTCGCCACCGAGCGCCGCGGGCCAAGGCTCCAGCACGCAGCGCGGCGTGGCCGTGGCAATGCCTCGCGCCAAAAGTGCATGCCCGCGCACCCAGTTGATCCGCGCGCGGCTTGGTCGAAACGG is a genomic window containing:
- a CDS encoding CDP-alcohol phosphatidyltransferase family protein; this translates as MSAACRTAGIAGEHCRVNEDSKRRPIASRRWRISQKLASHLAERGIAPNAISIAGMACGLLAGCLFAATSRNLALAPWFWLLGAVLVQLRLVANMLDGMVAMLTHTSSPVGELYNEVPDRISDTAIFVGLGYAVGGAPTLGFAAALAAMLTAYARTTCVAAGAPANFCGPMAKQHRMVAVTCLALASLVVPADNGLWQYVSHAFTPTNLALSIIIVGSVITAVRRLTASARHLGRGGTRNE